A genomic window from Paenibacillus sp. FSL K6-0276 includes:
- a CDS encoding MerR family transcriptional regulator — protein MSTDYDQYFTTSEFAKVCGVTKHTLFHYDDIGILKPEIVKENGYRYYSYKQFYIFDIIAVLKETGTSLNEIKEYIKDQNTLHFLSMLKQKQLQLVEEQRKLERMQRLLQGAIDITNRALQVDCGEPWVEECDEEYFIAVRLSKEKGEKDHVRKIYRIFDYCDEHHLEYDFPIGAIICKSNLEEGVYDPDYYCNKISYKHNGEFLYIKPKGKYLIMNHKGSYESLPPSYKKLKSYIAEHNLTITGNAYEYDLLSYIAVGDPDKYVIQIAIQI, from the coding sequence ATGTCTACTGATTATGATCAATACTTTACAACGAGTGAGTTCGCTAAGGTATGCGGGGTAACGAAGCATACGTTATTCCATTATGATGACATTGGTATATTAAAACCGGAGATCGTGAAGGAAAACGGATATCGTTATTATTCATATAAGCAGTTTTATATCTTTGATATTATTGCCGTATTGAAAGAGACAGGAACATCGTTGAATGAGATCAAAGAATATATAAAAGATCAAAATACATTGCATTTTTTATCCATGCTTAAGCAAAAACAGCTGCAGTTGGTTGAAGAACAAAGAAAGTTAGAGCGAATGCAGAGGCTGTTACAAGGGGCTATTGATATTACGAATCGCGCGCTCCAAGTTGATTGCGGAGAACCCTGGGTGGAGGAGTGTGATGAAGAGTATTTTATAGCGGTTAGACTTTCGAAGGAGAAAGGTGAGAAGGATCATGTTCGAAAAATATATCGAATCTTCGATTATTGCGATGAACATCATCTTGAATATGACTTTCCTATAGGTGCGATCATTTGCAAATCTAATCTGGAGGAAGGGGTCTATGATCCCGATTATTATTGCAATAAAATCAGTTATAAACATAACGGAGAGTTCCTATATATCAAGCCAAAGGGTAAATATTTGATCATGAATCACAAGGGATCTTACGAAAGCTTACCTCCGTCCTATAAGAAGCTAAAGTCTTATATTGCCGAACATAATTTAACCATAACCGGCAACGCATACGAATATGACTTACTGAGTTATATAGCTGTTGGGGATCCAGATAAGTATGTCATACAAATCGCGATCCAAATATAA